Proteins from a single region of Antechinus flavipes isolate AdamAnt ecotype Samford, QLD, Australia chromosome 2, AdamAnt_v2, whole genome shotgun sequence:
- the LOC127546988 gene encoding olfactory receptor 6B1-like, producing the protein MFTWDNYTQVTEFILLGFPGSVGLHLSLFLLFLLVYSLTIIENIIIITLIKVNSCLHKPMYLFLSNLSFLEMWYISVTVPKMLLTFLEPEFGRISFMGCMAQLYFFLALACTECALLGVMAYDRYVAICNPLRYPVIMAPGLCLRLATSSWLSGFIISLGKVFFISRLGYCGPNVMNHFFCDVSPLLNLACTDMSMAELIDFLLALLILIVPLLVTIFSYISIISTVLKIPSTSGQQKAFSTCASHLAVVIIFYSASLFIYARPRAIYSFDYNKLVSVVYTVLTPLLNPIIYCLRNTEVKVALKKTVQKISQKMDAVS; encoded by the coding sequence ATGTTTACATGGGATAACTACACACAAGTAACTGAATTTATCCTCCTTGGCTTCCCAGGTTCTGTAGGACTCCACCTGTCCCTCTTTCTCTTGTTCCTGCTGGTCTACTCTTTGACTATCATTGaaaatatcattatcatcactcTGATCAAGGTCAACTCTTGTCTCCACAAGCCTATGTACCTCTTCCTCAGTAACCTGTCCTTCCTGGAGATGTGGTATATCTCTGTCACTGTGCCCAAAATGCTGCTTACCTTCCTGGAGCCTGAATTTGGGCGCATCTCCTTCATGGGCTGTATGGCCCAACTCTATTTCTTTCTAGCCCTGGCCTGCACTGAGTGTGCCCTTCTGGGGGTCATGGCATATGACCGCTATGTAGCAATCTGCAATCCACTGCGCTACCCAGTCATAATGGCTCCTGGTCTCTGTCTCCGGCTGGCTACCAGCTCCTGGCTCAGTGGTTTCATCATATCTCTTGGGAAGGTCTTTTTCATCTCACGCCTTGGCTACTGTGGGCCCAATGTAATGAACCATTTTTTCTGTGATGTCTCCCCATTATTGAACCTGGCTTGCACTGACATGTCCATGGCTGAGCTAATTGACtttctcctggccctgctcatccTGATTGTTCCCCTCCTAGTGACCATCTTCTCCTACATCTCCATCATCTCCACCGTCTTGAAGATCCCCTCCACCTCAGGACAGCAGAAGGCCTTCTCCACTTGTGCCTCCCACCTGGCTGTAGTAATCATCTTCTACTCAGCTTCACTCTTCATCTATGCCCGGCCCCGGGCCATCTACTCTTTTGATTATAATAAGTTAGTGTCAGTGGTTTATACTGTGCTCACCCCACTCCTCAACCCTATTATCTACTGCCTGAGGAACACAGAGGTAAAAGTTGCCCTGAAGAAGACAGTACAGAAGATATCACAGAAGATGGATGCTGTCTCCTAG